In Castor canadensis chromosome 11, mCasCan1.hap1v2, whole genome shotgun sequence, a single genomic region encodes these proteins:
- the Flot2 gene encoding flotillin-2 isoform X6, producing the protein MTEKELLAVACEQFLGKNVQDIKNVVLQTLEGHLRSILGTLTVEQIYQDRDQFAKLVREVAAPDVGRMGIEILSFTIKDVYDKVDYLSSLGKTQTAVVQRDADIGVAEAERDAGIREAECKKEMLDVKFMADTKIADSKRAFELQKSAFSEEVNVKTAEAQLAYELQGAREQQKIRQEEIEIEVVQRKKQIAVEAQEILRTDKELIATVRRPAEAEAHRIQQIAEGEKVKQVLLAQAEAEKIRKIGEAEAAVIEAMGKAEAERMKLKAEAYQKYGDAAKMALVLEALPQIAAKIAAPLTKVDEIVVLSGDNSKVTSEVNRLLAELPASVHALTGVDLSKGPEVLRVQAISDCLPFLVCLHFLFSTPCPHFHCHIHLICLFYSHLPVCLFF; encoded by the exons ATGACGGAGAAGGAGCTCCTGGCTGTGGCCTGTGAGCAGTTCCTGGGCAAGAATGTGCAAGACATCAAGAATGTCGTCCTACAGACCCTAGAGGGGCATCTGCGCTCCATCCTTG GGACCCTGACTGTGGAGCAGATTTATCAGGACCGAGACCAGTTTGCCAAGCTGGTGCGGGAAGTGGCAGCCCCTGATGTTGGCCGCATGGGCATCGAGATCCTCAGCTTTACCATCAAG GATGTGTATGACAAAGTGGACTATCTAAGCTCCCTGGGCAAGACACAGACTGCAGTAGTCCAGAGAGATGCTGACATTGGTGTGGCCGAGGCTGAGCGGGACGCAGGCATCCGG GAAGCTGAGTGCAAGAAGGAGATGTTGGATGTGAAGTTCATGGCAGACACAAAGATTGCTGACTCCAAGCGAGCCTTTGAACTGCAAAAGTCAGCCTTCAGTGAGGAGGTCAACGTGAAG ACTGCCGAGGCCCAGTTGGCCTATGAACTTCAGGGTGCCCGAGAGCAGCAGAAGATCCGGCAGGAAGAGATTGAGATTGAGGTCGTGCAGCGTAAGAAGCAGATAGCTGTAGAGGCGCAGGAAATCCTGCGCACTGACAAGGAACTCATTGCCACAGTGCGCCGCCCTGCTGAGGCCGAGGCCCACCGCATTCAGCAGATTGCTGAGGGAGAAAA GGTGAAGCAAGTCCTCTTGGCACAAGCAGAGGCTGAGAAGATCCGCAAAAtcggggaggcagaggcagcagtaATTGAGGCGATGGGCAAGGCAGAGGCTGAACGGATGAAGCTCAAGGCTGAGGCCTACCAGAAATATGGGGATGCAGCCAAAATGGCCTTGGTGCTGGAGGCCCTACCCCAG ATTGCTGCCAAAATCGCTGCCCCCCTGACCAAAGTTGATGAGATTGTGGTCCTCAGTGGGGACAACAGTAAGGTGACATCAGAAGTGAACCGGCTGCTGGCAGAGCTGCCTGCCTCTGTGCACGCCCTCACTGGTGTGGACCTCTCAAAG GGACCAGAAGTGCTGCGTGTTCAAGCCATCTCTGACTGTCTTCCCTTTCTTGTCTGTCTACACTTCCTCTTCTCTACTCCATGCCCTCACTTTCACTGCCACATTCATCTAATTTGTCTTTTCTACTCTCATCTCCCTGTGTGTCTCTTCTTCtaa
- the Flot2 gene encoding flotillin-2 isoform X5 — MTLQPRCEDVETAEGVALTVTGVAQVKIMTEKELLAVACEQFLGKNVQDIKNVVLQTLEGHLRSILGTLTVEQIYQDRDQFAKLVREVAAPDVGRMGIEILSFTIKDVYDKVDYLSSLGKTQTAVVQRDADIGVAEAERDAGIREAECKKEMLDVKFMADTKIADSKRAFELQKSAFSEEVNVKTAEAQLAYELQGAREQQKIRQEEIEIEVVQRKKQIAVEAQEILRTDKELIATVRRPAEAEAHRIQQIAEGEKVKQVLLAQAEAEKIRKIGEAEAAVIEAMGKAEAERMKLKAEAYQKYGDAAKMALVLEALPQIAAKIAAPLTKVDEIVVLSGDNSKVTSEVNRLLAELPASVHALTGVDLSKGPEVLRVQAISDCLPFLVCLHFLFSTPCPHFHCHIHLICLFYSHLPVCLFF; from the exons ATGACGTTGCAGCCCCGCTGCGAGGACGTAGAGACGGCCGAGGGGGTAGCTTTAACTGTGACGGGTGTCGCCCAG GTGAAGATAATGACGGAGAAGGAGCTCCTGGCTGTGGCCTGTGAGCAGTTCCTGGGCAAGAATGTGCAAGACATCAAGAATGTCGTCCTACAGACCCTAGAGGGGCATCTGCGCTCCATCCTTG GGACCCTGACTGTGGAGCAGATTTATCAGGACCGAGACCAGTTTGCCAAGCTGGTGCGGGAAGTGGCAGCCCCTGATGTTGGCCGCATGGGCATCGAGATCCTCAGCTTTACCATCAAG GATGTGTATGACAAAGTGGACTATCTAAGCTCCCTGGGCAAGACACAGACTGCAGTAGTCCAGAGAGATGCTGACATTGGTGTGGCCGAGGCTGAGCGGGACGCAGGCATCCGG GAAGCTGAGTGCAAGAAGGAGATGTTGGATGTGAAGTTCATGGCAGACACAAAGATTGCTGACTCCAAGCGAGCCTTTGAACTGCAAAAGTCAGCCTTCAGTGAGGAGGTCAACGTGAAG ACTGCCGAGGCCCAGTTGGCCTATGAACTTCAGGGTGCCCGAGAGCAGCAGAAGATCCGGCAGGAAGAGATTGAGATTGAGGTCGTGCAGCGTAAGAAGCAGATAGCTGTAGAGGCGCAGGAAATCCTGCGCACTGACAAGGAACTCATTGCCACAGTGCGCCGCCCTGCTGAGGCCGAGGCCCACCGCATTCAGCAGATTGCTGAGGGAGAAAA GGTGAAGCAAGTCCTCTTGGCACAAGCAGAGGCTGAGAAGATCCGCAAAAtcggggaggcagaggcagcagtaATTGAGGCGATGGGCAAGGCAGAGGCTGAACGGATGAAGCTCAAGGCTGAGGCCTACCAGAAATATGGGGATGCAGCCAAAATGGCCTTGGTGCTGGAGGCCCTACCCCAG ATTGCTGCCAAAATCGCTGCCCCCCTGACCAAAGTTGATGAGATTGTGGTCCTCAGTGGGGACAACAGTAAGGTGACATCAGAAGTGAACCGGCTGCTGGCAGAGCTGCCTGCCTCTGTGCACGCCCTCACTGGTGTGGACCTCTCAAAG GGACCAGAAGTGCTGCGTGTTCAAGCCATCTCTGACTGTCTTCCCTTTCTTGTCTGTCTACACTTCCTCTTCTCTACTCCATGCCCTCACTTTCACTGCCACATTCATCTAATTTGTCTTTTCTACTCTCATCTCCCTGTGTGTCTCTTCTTCtaa
- the Flot2 gene encoding flotillin-2 isoform X1, producing MGNCHTVGPNEALVVSGGCCGSDYKQYVFGGWAWAWWCISDTQRISLEIMTLQPRCEDVETAEGVALTVTGVAQVKIMTEKELLAVACEQFLGKNVQDIKNVVLQTLEGHLRSILGTLTVEQIYQDRDQFAKLVREVAAPDVGRMGIEILSFTIKDVYDKVDYLSSLGKTQTAVVQRDADIGVAEAERDAGIREAECKKEMLDVKFMADTKIADSKRAFELQKSAFSEEVNVKTAEAQLAYELQGAREQQKIRQEEIEIEVVQRKKQIAVEAQEILRTDKELIATVRRPAEAEAHRIQQIAEGEKVKQVLLAQAEAEKIRKIGEAEAAVIEAMGKAEAERMKLKAEAYQKYGDAAKMALVLEALPQIAAKIAAPLTKVDEIVVLSGDNSKVTSEVNRLLAELPASVHALTGVDLSKGPEVLRVQAISDCLPFLVCLHFLFSTPCPHFHCHIHLICLFYSHLPVCLFF from the exons GATTTCCCTAGAGATTATGACGTTGCAGCCCCGCTGCGAGGACGTAGAGACGGCCGAGGGGGTAGCTTTAACTGTGACGGGTGTCGCCCAG GTGAAGATAATGACGGAGAAGGAGCTCCTGGCTGTGGCCTGTGAGCAGTTCCTGGGCAAGAATGTGCAAGACATCAAGAATGTCGTCCTACAGACCCTAGAGGGGCATCTGCGCTCCATCCTTG GGACCCTGACTGTGGAGCAGATTTATCAGGACCGAGACCAGTTTGCCAAGCTGGTGCGGGAAGTGGCAGCCCCTGATGTTGGCCGCATGGGCATCGAGATCCTCAGCTTTACCATCAAG GATGTGTATGACAAAGTGGACTATCTAAGCTCCCTGGGCAAGACACAGACTGCAGTAGTCCAGAGAGATGCTGACATTGGTGTGGCCGAGGCTGAGCGGGACGCAGGCATCCGG GAAGCTGAGTGCAAGAAGGAGATGTTGGATGTGAAGTTCATGGCAGACACAAAGATTGCTGACTCCAAGCGAGCCTTTGAACTGCAAAAGTCAGCCTTCAGTGAGGAGGTCAACGTGAAG ACTGCCGAGGCCCAGTTGGCCTATGAACTTCAGGGTGCCCGAGAGCAGCAGAAGATCCGGCAGGAAGAGATTGAGATTGAGGTCGTGCAGCGTAAGAAGCAGATAGCTGTAGAGGCGCAGGAAATCCTGCGCACTGACAAGGAACTCATTGCCACAGTGCGCCGCCCTGCTGAGGCCGAGGCCCACCGCATTCAGCAGATTGCTGAGGGAGAAAA GGTGAAGCAAGTCCTCTTGGCACAAGCAGAGGCTGAGAAGATCCGCAAAAtcggggaggcagaggcagcagtaATTGAGGCGATGGGCAAGGCAGAGGCTGAACGGATGAAGCTCAAGGCTGAGGCCTACCAGAAATATGGGGATGCAGCCAAAATGGCCTTGGTGCTGGAGGCCCTACCCCAG ATTGCTGCCAAAATCGCTGCCCCCCTGACCAAAGTTGATGAGATTGTGGTCCTCAGTGGGGACAACAGTAAGGTGACATCAGAAGTGAACCGGCTGCTGGCAGAGCTGCCTGCCTCTGTGCACGCCCTCACTGGTGTGGACCTCTCAAAG GGACCAGAAGTGCTGCGTGTTCAAGCCATCTCTGACTGTCTTCCCTTTCTTGTCTGTCTACACTTCCTCTTCTCTACTCCATGCCCTCACTTTCACTGCCACATTCATCTAATTTGTCTTTTCTACTCTCATCTCCCTGTGTGTCTCTTCTTCtaa
- the Flot2 gene encoding flotillin-2 isoform X3 — protein sequence MGNCHTVGPNEALVVSGGCCGSDYKQYVFGGWAWAWWCISDTQRISLEIMTLQPRCEDVETAEGVALTVTGVAQVKIMTEKELLAVACEQFLGKNVQDIKNVVLQTLEGHLRSILGTLTVEQIYQDRDQFAKLVREVAAPDVGRMGIEILSFTIKDVYDKVDYLSSLGKTQTAVVQRDADIGVAEAERDAGIREAECKKEMLDVKFMADTKIADSKRAFELQKSAFSEEVNVKTAEAQLAYELQGAREQQKIRQEEIEIEVVQRKKQIAVEAQEILRTDKELIATVRRPAEAEAHRIQQIAEGEKVKQVLLAQAEAEKIRKIGEAEAAVIEAMGKAEAERMKLKAEAYQKYGDAAKMALVLEALPQIAAKIAAPLTKVDEIVVLSGDNSKVTSEVNRLLAELPASVHALTGVDLSKIPLIKNATGAQV from the exons GATTTCCCTAGAGATTATGACGTTGCAGCCCCGCTGCGAGGACGTAGAGACGGCCGAGGGGGTAGCTTTAACTGTGACGGGTGTCGCCCAG GTGAAGATAATGACGGAGAAGGAGCTCCTGGCTGTGGCCTGTGAGCAGTTCCTGGGCAAGAATGTGCAAGACATCAAGAATGTCGTCCTACAGACCCTAGAGGGGCATCTGCGCTCCATCCTTG GGACCCTGACTGTGGAGCAGATTTATCAGGACCGAGACCAGTTTGCCAAGCTGGTGCGGGAAGTGGCAGCCCCTGATGTTGGCCGCATGGGCATCGAGATCCTCAGCTTTACCATCAAG GATGTGTATGACAAAGTGGACTATCTAAGCTCCCTGGGCAAGACACAGACTGCAGTAGTCCAGAGAGATGCTGACATTGGTGTGGCCGAGGCTGAGCGGGACGCAGGCATCCGG GAAGCTGAGTGCAAGAAGGAGATGTTGGATGTGAAGTTCATGGCAGACACAAAGATTGCTGACTCCAAGCGAGCCTTTGAACTGCAAAAGTCAGCCTTCAGTGAGGAGGTCAACGTGAAG ACTGCCGAGGCCCAGTTGGCCTATGAACTTCAGGGTGCCCGAGAGCAGCAGAAGATCCGGCAGGAAGAGATTGAGATTGAGGTCGTGCAGCGTAAGAAGCAGATAGCTGTAGAGGCGCAGGAAATCCTGCGCACTGACAAGGAACTCATTGCCACAGTGCGCCGCCCTGCTGAGGCCGAGGCCCACCGCATTCAGCAGATTGCTGAGGGAGAAAA GGTGAAGCAAGTCCTCTTGGCACAAGCAGAGGCTGAGAAGATCCGCAAAAtcggggaggcagaggcagcagtaATTGAGGCGATGGGCAAGGCAGAGGCTGAACGGATGAAGCTCAAGGCTGAGGCCTACCAGAAATATGGGGATGCAGCCAAAATGGCCTTGGTGCTGGAGGCCCTACCCCAG ATTGCTGCCAAAATCGCTGCCCCCCTGACCAAAGTTGATGAGATTGTGGTCCTCAGTGGGGACAACAGTAAGGTGACATCAGAAGTGAACCGGCTGCTGGCAGAGCTGCCTGCCTCTGTGCACGCCCTCACTGGTGTGGACCTCTCAAAG ATACCCCTGATCAAGAATGCCACCGGTGCACAGGTGTGA